The Rhizoctonia solani chromosome 13, complete sequence nucleotide sequence TTGCTTGCATATGCCCAGCTTCAGGCCGAAGGAACGCAGTTGGTGGAACCGATACGTGCCCAGTGGGCAGAGAAACTATGGAGCCTCTGGCAGATAATAGTAGAAGAAAAAGATCGGGTGGCATTGAATGCTACATCGATAGCTATCGCATTCCTGGCACATATCAGGTCGGCTCCCACAAATTTCTTATGCTAACCGGCCCTTGAACTTTATTTCATCAGAGCTCCAAACGATGAATATCACCCTTCTCCAGCCGAACTCCTTGAAATAACCTTTAACAAGAAATTTTCTGTCATGTTCTTTCCTCTCCTGTTCTATTATCGGACGTAGACCATGAAGCTGTTCGTCAAGTGATCCGGCAGACGGCAGATGAGTTCCAGCACTGTGATGTGTTGGAGTCACTGAAGAGCTACGATCAATTTGTTCCCAACCGCGGACCTGCGACAGGAAGAACTTTATTTCATCAGAGCTCCAAACGATGAATATCACCCTTCTCCAGCCGAACTCCTTGAAATAACCTTTAACAAGAAATTTTCTGTCCCTGATGTTCTTTCCTCTCCTGTTCTATTATCGGACGTAGACCATGAAGCTGTTCGTCAAGTGATCCGGCAGACGGCAGATGAGTTCCAGCACTGTGATGTGTTGGAGTCACTGAAGAGCTACGATCAATTTGTTCCCAACCGCGGACCTGCGACAGGAAGAACGAACATAATGGTTCCCGAAGCTCGGCCCGTACAGGTTTCCAAGGTGCGCCACTTTTTCCTTTGAGTTTAGGACGCATGTATTCATGCCTGGTTGGATTTCACAGCCTAACTCCGATGGAACGATTTCAAGCGATCTGCCGTATAATCTCCGATCGCTCCGAACCAACCTTGAGACCGTCCAAAGCTCACCTGAAGCAGCTCTTTGGGCCCGTCAACTCGAACTGGAGACGTCGGCTTATGATACTACAATGGAGAGACTTCGACATGAAATGGAAGAATTGGAAAAGTTGGAACTGGGAGGTGAGTGCCAGGTCTGAATCTCGTTTCGCATCGTGGCTAACAACATGACAGCGGCATCAAAACTGAAAAATCCTACGCTTCAGCAGTGGATGTATCAATGGCTCCAGGCCACAGAAACTAGGCTCGAAGACGACATCAAAGCTTTAACAAACAAAGAGAAGACGACCAAGCCCTCTGCCAGTCCGTTCCTACCTCCTCCCCTCTTTGCTTATCAACTAATTTATTTGATAGATAATCCACTAGAATCCCCACTCTCACCCTTCCTCCGCCTTCTCGACACCTCCAAACTAGCCATGATCACAATCCTCGAACTAATGCGCCTTCATGGAACGGGCGGTGTCTCGGAGGGAATGAAAACCTCTCGGGCGCTTATTGCCGTTGGAAGGGCGGTTGAGACTGAGTGTCTTGCGGTATGGAGCAAGAAGCGGGGAGTCAAGCTTGGTGACGTCGTATCAGCTCCGAGAAGTATGAAGACCAGAAAGGGCAAACCACCCAAAGCCAAACCTGAAGTTATCGAGATTATCGAAGAAGAGAGAACAGGAACTTCAAGGGCCTCAGAAAATCCGGAACAACTGGCAGAAGCTGTGGTCGATACTGAGTCACCTATCGTTGCCAATATGGAAAGCAGCATGCCAGAATGGACCCAAGTTGTTCGGGTCCGAGTTGGAAGTTTCCTGGTAGACTCGGTCATGAACTCCGCATACATCAAGAGAAACGGTACGAACGAGAGCGGTGAAAATCTGTAAGCCCCGTTTTCTCTTCGATTAATGTCTGTTTAACGTTTGAAATGATTTAGCTGCGAAGAACAACCAGCGTTCATGCACTCTTACGAATACGTTCGCGGAAAAAAGCTAGGGGTTATCAAACTCAACCCCGTAGTGGGCGAAAAAATGGCCCGAGACCCAATTAGGGAGACTTTGCATCCCCGACACTTGCCGATGCTCGTCAAGCCACAACCATGGGAGGACTATGACAAAGGAGGATATCTTAAACTGCGCTGTGAGCTTCACGCTTTCCATCGCTAAACCCACTACTAAATTGTAGAAAAGCGACCGTAATGCGGATTAAGGATTCTCCCGAGCAGTTATCCTACCTCAAACATGCATCCGCTGCCGGTCATGTAGACTTTGTATATGAGTGTCTGGATGCACTCGGAGAGACCCCATGGAGGATCAACGACAAGATCTTGAACGTTGTTTTACAAGTCTGGAACGAGGGTAAAGGCATGGCCGGAATTCCCCCTATCCAGTAAGTTACCCTTCCCACTGGAATCGCATTTTCTTTGCTTACTGGGACATGGGTTGAAAGACTAGATATCGAAGAGCCCCCAAAACCAGAAGAGGACGACCCCCGAGCACGAGCGACGTATCTACTCAAGTTGAAGTCGATTCTGACGGACAAGAGGAACAACCACGGAGAGAGGTGTAACGTGAACTATAAGCTCGAGGTGGCCAGAGCTGTGGGTTCCATTCACTCTCTCGCCTGCAGCGTTCAAACTAACTTGAACAGTTTGTGAACGACGAATTCTACATGCCTCACAACCTCGACTTCCGAGGCCGAGCCTACCCGATCCCACCGCATCTGAACCATATCGGAGACGATCTTTGTCGTGGGCTACTGCTGTTCGCTGAACGTCGACCGCTGGGTGAACGTGGGTTGCGGTGGTTGAAGATTCACCTTGCGAATGTGTTTGGATACGACAAGGCAAGCTTTGACGAACGTGTGTTATTTGTAGAGAAGCACTTGGAGGAATTAGAGATAGTGCCGAGAATCCTTTGAACGTGAGTTGTGTCGCCTTTTGCTCAAAGTACTAAACTAATACACTGAGTACAGGGAAAACAATGGTGGCTCAAAGCAGATGACCCGTGGCAATGCTTATCAACGTGCATGGAGCTCACCGAAGCGCTCAAAGGTCCGGTCCCAGAACTCTACCGATCCAATTTACCTGTACATCAAGACGGAACTTGCAATGGTCTGCAGCACTACGCTGCACTTGGAGGAGACGCCGCTGGTGCACAACATGTCAACCTTGAACAGGGTGATCGACCGGCAGATGTGTATTCCCATGTCGCGAGAATGGTCGACGTAGTTGTTGATGAAGACGCTGCACTGGGGATCCCGGAAGCGAAGGTCGTACAGGGCAAGATTGCGAGAAAGGTTGTGAAGCAAACTGTAAGTGATTGTTATTTATCTATTTTATGAGTCTTGTAAATTGATTAGGTGGCCTGGA carries:
- a CDS encoding DNA-dependent RNA polymerase; this encodes MFLRRLPKGASRRFSAVATAKVTVGPRYDTQQAPQAVQSHQNKQIRRMEEIRAQPLTLLPTPLPDDMPQNEQFFPSSKKQQSLAVIAACLRDLYDVPRAEEIFNRLREEAETGASVMTIDTYNAMLLAYAQLQAEGTQLVEPIRAQWAEKLWSLWQIIVEEKDRVALNATSIAIAFLAHIRAPNDEYHPSPAELLEITFNKKFSVMFFPLLFYYRTAPNDEYHPSPAELLEITFNKKFSVPDVLSSPVLLSDVDHEAVRQVIRQTADEFQHCDVLESLKSYDQFVPNRGPATGRTNIMVPEARPVQVSKPNSDGTISSDLPYNLRSLRTNLETVQSSPEAALWARQLELETSAYDTTMERLRHEMEELEKLELGAASKLKNPTLQQWMYQWLQATETRLEDDIKALTNKEKTTKPSANNPLESPLSPFLRLLDTSKLAMITILELMRLHGTGGVSEGMKTSRALIAVGRAVETECLAVWSKKRGVKLGDVVSAPRSMKTRKGKPPKAKPEVIEIIEEERTGTSRASENPEQLAEAVVDTESPIVANMESSMPEWTQVVRVRVGSFLVDSVMNSAYIKRNGTNESGENLCEEQPAFMHSYEYVRGKKLGVIKLNPVVGEKMARDPIRETLHPRHLPMLVKPQPWEDYDKGGYLKLRSTVMRIKDSPEQLSYLKHASAAGHVDFVYECLDALGETPWRINDKILNVVLQVWNEGKGMAGIPPIQLDIEEPPKPEEDDPRARATYLLKLKSILTDKRNNHGERCNVNYKLEVARAFVNDEFYMPHNLDFRGRAYPIPPHLNHIGDDLCRGLLLFAERRPLGERGLRWLKIHLANVEALGGIRDSAENPLNGKQWWLKADDPWQCLSTCMELTEALKGPVPELYRSNLPVHQDGTCNGLQHYAALGGDAAGAQHVNLEQGDRPADVYSHVARMVDVVVDEDAALGIPEAKVVQGKIARKVVKQTVMTTVYGVTFIGARDQIEKQLRDIVGLSREESWPVAAYLAKRVLGAIGDLFSGASQIQNWLSISARLIAKSIPSDRMPTVLSATPREAARERMTSVIWTTALGLPIVQPYRKAKKKQILTALQSVFISDPNLPTQVDPVKQSAAFPPNFVHSLDATHMMLTALECRASSITFASVHDSYWTHASTVDDMSAIIRDTFIALHSSNILQKLREEFLDRYKEYRVPLSTLTDRELCSILPSLVDPARESTPPPKLLSLILALVQRSNSRYAKEDATKKAIAAAKEMLSNAELEAGKDTVENAVEMPETEEAEVESIEDTIEDFIEGLDESEKPKKRKASIKVKGRVVAGKLDPDLQYILLTDILPVLPEKGDFDVARIKESQYFFS